A genomic stretch from Solanum stenotomum isolate F172 chromosome 8, ASM1918654v1, whole genome shotgun sequence includes:
- the LOC125874365 gene encoding membrane steroid-binding protein 2-like, whose product MALQQWDAWKESIIESTGLSPATIFTIVALAVAFYYAISGFFPSSDHGHHQRSRDFEEQTQALPPPVQLGEVTEEELKEYDGSDPKKPLLMAIKGQIYDVSQSRMFYGPGGPYALFAGKDASRALAKLSFEEKDLTGDISGLGAFELDALQDWEYKFMSKYVKVGTVKQAVPVNDREANDGSVEATDGEAKPAEGDASGSPKLLEDDGPSKGSEARADAPSETVAAESAVKSEADVDKKD is encoded by the exons ATGGCCCTACAACAATGGGATGCCTGGAAAGAATCAATCATAGAATCCACGGGTCTATCTCCTGCAACTATTTTCACTATTGTTGCTTTAGCTGTTGCTTTCTACTATGCTATCTCGGGGTTTTTCCCCTCATCTGATCATGGTCACCACCAAAGGTCTAGAGACTTCGAGGAACAGACACAGGCTTTGCCTCCTCCTGTTCAACTTGGAGAAGTCACTGAAGAGGAGTTGAAGGAATATGATGGGTCTGATCCCAAAAAACCTTTGTTGATGGCTATTAAGGGTCAGATCTATGATGTTTCTCAGAGCAG AATGTTCTATGGACCTGGGGGACCTTATGCATTGTTTGCTGGAAAGGATGCTAGTAGAGCTCTTGCCAAGCTGTCCTTTGAGGAAAAAGATCTCACAGGGGATATTTCTGGCCTTGGTGCATTTGAGCTTGATGCCTTGCAAGATTGGGAGTACAAATTCATGAGCAAATACGTCAAAGTTGGGACTGTGAAGCAGGCAGTGCCAGTAAATGATAGGGAAGCTAATGACGGATCTGTTGAAGCAACTGATGGTGAAGCTAAGCCAGCTGAGGGTGATGCTTCAGGGAGTCCCAAGCTATTGGAAGATGATGGTCCATCTAAAGGTTCTGAGGCTCGTGCTGATGCCCCTTCAGAGACTGTGGCTGCTGAATCTGCGGTCAAATCTGAGGCTGATGTCGACAAGAAAGACTAA